From Macadamia integrifolia cultivar HAES 741 unplaced genomic scaffold, SCU_Mint_v3 scaffold_185A, whole genome shotgun sequence, the proteins below share one genomic window:
- the LOC122071062 gene encoding uncharacterized protein LOC122071062 produces the protein MDDIRKVAAEGWHLKGRVALSPMGKGFILFQFELEGDMANIWRRNLIKVRSHFIRFQRWKLDFDVNEVHKPTKLVWIRFPDLPLEYWHEKILLSMAKGAGRPVALDKRTRSAAMGNFPRVQVEVVIGARRVEELHVERKQPGSDEIFWFKQIILYEDDMYKCSFYKKVGHAFAECRERKILSDRTREKEDLVAAAMAESGGAERTEAAHGGEFPENLVSNLGKSPSQIRGDSSLSHSHSRENIPLYMEGVQTHGEFEIVIPFEKSQNLESSKENIEVNNGSNDPDLALDSGSIAGADDGSDLGPGLDPKEVQNEDVQKVHRVTQSEVVMQQEYSYGAMAVHHLDVEAVDNQALEQEGSMEERRKQKGKNMTSHEQTFRKSDRLALQKK, from the coding sequence ATGGATGACATTCGAAAGGTCGCTGCTGAAGGATGGCATTTGAAGGGAAGAGTAGCCTTGTCGCCAATGGGGAAAGGATTTATCCTCTTTCAGTTTGAGCTGGAAGGTGATATGGCTAACATCTGGAGAAGGAATCTGATAAAAGTCCGTAGTCATTTCATTCGTTTTCAACGATGGAAACTAGATTTCGATGTCAATGAGGTGCACAAACCTACCAAGCTTGTTTGGATCAGATTTCCAGATCTCCCTCTAGAATACTGGCACGAGAAGATACTTCTTTCGATGGCCAAGGGGGCGGGGAGGCCAGTGGCATTGGACAAACGTACAAGGTCGGCTGCAATGGGAAATTTTCCACGAGTCCAAGTGGAGGTGGTGATAGGGGCTAGAAGGGTGGAGGAACTTCATGTAGAAAGAAAACAACCTGGTTCAGATGAGATATTCTGGTTCAAACAAATAATATTATATGAAGATGACATGTACAAATGCAGTTTCTACAAAAAGGTGGGTCATGCCTTTGCTGAATGTAGGGAGAGGAAAATTCTCTCTGATCGTACTAGAGAGAAAGAAGATTTAGTGGCAGCGGCCATGGCGGAGAGTGGTGGTGCTGAGCGGACAGAGGCTGCTCATGGTGGTGAATTTCCAGAAAATCTAGTTTCCAATTTGGGAAAATCTCCTTCCCAGATTAGGGGAGATTCTTCCTTATCTCACTCTCATTCAAGGGAGAATATTCCATTGTATATGGAAGGAGTTCAAACGCATGGAGAGTTTGAAATTGTCAttccttttgagaagagtcagAATTTGGAATCTTCTAAGGAGAATATTGAGGTGAATAACGGCTCAAATGACCCTGATTTGGCTCTTGATAGTGGATCCATTGCTGGAGCGGATGATGGATCGGATCTTGGACCAGGGTTGGATCCTAAAGAAGTCCAAAATGAGGACGTTCAAAAAGTTCATAGGGTGACTCAATCAGAAGTTGTTATGCAGCAGGAATACTCATATGGAGCGATGGCAGTTCATCATTTGGATGTGGAGGCAGTGGACAATCAAGCTTTGGAGCAAGAGGGAAGCatggaggagagaaggaaacaGAAAGGGAAGAACATGACTTCCCATGAGCAGACCTTTCGTAAGTCTGATCGGTTGGCTCTCCAAAAAAAGTGA